In Acidovorax sp. 106, the following proteins share a genomic window:
- a CDS encoding YbeD family protein, with translation MTSSAPPSLHGTDGATPDPSKDSLIEYPCLFPVKVMGAKTDDFVLQMTALAKQHDPFLDAATIAQRDSAGGKYISLTITITATSRDQLDNFYRALTAHPLVKYAL, from the coding sequence ATGACATCCTCTGCGCCCCCCTCCCTCCACGGCACCGACGGGGCCACGCCAGACCCGAGCAAAGACTCGCTGATCGAATACCCCTGCCTGTTCCCGGTCAAAGTGATGGGAGCCAAGACAGACGACTTTGTGCTGCAAATGACCGCCCTGGCCAAGCAGCATGATCCATTTCTGGACGCCGCCACCATCGCCCAGCGTGACAGCGCAGGGGGCAAATACATCAGCCTCACCATCACCATCACGGCCACCAGCCGCGATCAGCTGGACAACTTTTACCGGGCGCTCACCGCACATCCGCTGGTGAAATACGCGCTCTGA